In a single window of the Panthera leo isolate Ple1 chromosome A1, P.leo_Ple1_pat1.1, whole genome shotgun sequence genome:
- the CCNO gene encoding cyclin-O, translating to MVTPCPTNLVSPAARARRRDDQNLRAPVKKNRRPRLRRKQPLQPLSPCTLPGDSGVCDVFESPSSGSDGADSPAASAALGCSPLPAPAQQLEQLDLQTFRDYGQSCYVFRKARESHFHPRESLARQPQVTAESRCKLLSWLIPVHRQFRLSFESLCLAVNTLDRFLTTTPVAADCFQLLGVTSLLIACKQVEVHPPRVKQLLALCCGAFSRQQLCNLECIVLHKLHFSLGAPTISFFLEHFTHARVEAGQAEVSEALEAQALARGVAELSLADYAFTSYTPSLLAICCLVLADRMLQLPRPVDLRLGGHPEAALQDCLSKLQLLVAINETSLTHMLSFQICEKCSLSLKLK from the exons ATGGTGACCCCCTGCCCCACGAATCTCGTGAGCCCCGCCGCCCGGGCTAGGAGGCGGGACGACCAGAACCTCCGCGCCCCGGTGAAGAAGAACAGGCGCCCACGTCTCCGGAGGAAGCAGCCGCTGCAGCCACTGAGCCCATGCACACTCCCCGGCGACTCCGGTGTTTGCGACGTGTTCGAGTCTCCCAGCTCCGGATCTGATGGTGCAGATAGTCCAGCAGCTTCCGCGGCGCTAGGTTGCAGCCCCCTACCTGCTCCTGCCCAGCAGTTGGAGCAGCTAGATCTACAGACCTTCCGTGACTACGGTCAGAGCTGCTACGTCTTCCGCAAGGCGAGGGAGAGCCACTTCCACCCGCGGGAGTCGCTGGCGCGGCAGCCACAA GTAACGGCGGAATCCCGCTGTAAGCTGCTTAGCTGGCTGATCCCCGTGCATCGCCAATTCCGTCTCTCCTTCGAATCGCTGTGCCTGGCGGTGAACActctggaccgctttcttaccaCCACCCCTGTGGCTGCAGACTGCTTCCAGCTACTGGGGGTCACGTCCCTGCTCATCGCTTGCAAACAG GTGGAGGTGCACCCGCCACGCGTGAAGCAGCTCCTGGCCCTGTGCTGCGGTGCCTTCTCCCGGCAGCAACTCTGCAACCTCGAGTGCATCGTGCTGCACAAACTGCACTTCAGTCTCGGCGCACCAACCATCAGCTTCTTCTTGGAGCATTTCACTCACGCCCGCGTGGAGGCCGGGCAGGCTGAAGTCTCCGAAGCCCTGGAGGCACAAGCCTTGGCCCGCGGCGTGGCGGAACTGAGCCTGGCCGACTATGCCTTCACCAGCTATACTCCCTCCCTGCTGGCCATCTGTTGTCTGGTGCTGGCCGACCGTATGCTCCAGCTCCCGCGCCCGGTGGACTTGCGCCTAGGCGGGCACCCTGAGGCCGCACTGCAGGACTGCCTGAGCAAGCTGCAGCTACTGGTGGCCATAAATGAAACCTCCCTGACTCACATGCTGTCCTTCCAGATATGCGAGAAGTGCAGCCTGTCCctgaaattgaaatga